The following coding sequences lie in one Spirosoma sp. KUDC1026 genomic window:
- a CDS encoding glycosyltransferase family 2 protein — translation MVKVSVLIITYNQHKFIRKAIDSALMQQTTFPIEILVGDDFSSDGTREIIQEYERLHPGLVIGVLHPRNMGKNGGINFLETLKLAKGEYYALMDGDDYWTDPLKLQKQADQLDAHPDYSMNFHNAIITYEDGTPEHVLNGPDMKPYYTVDDLIGEDEIWFMATSSTMYRNSIKEYPAWFRESSSGDIPRLILKAKLGKIGYVPDIMSVYRKNRGGASFADNYYDETFLRNRIQMYRDINRELDYKYDRVLRRNISRYYRMMLDAKQYKNRYFRRAFYALKYLHLNRPTWRDTRKIMRDYVVPEPLSKLYSTIRLLPHR, via the coding sequence ATGGTCAAAGTGAGTGTTCTGATTATCACGTATAATCAGCATAAATTTATTCGGAAAGCCATCGACAGCGCGCTGATGCAGCAGACCACGTTTCCTATTGAAATTCTGGTTGGCGATGACTTTTCGAGTGATGGTACGCGGGAAATCATTCAGGAGTATGAACGTCTGCATCCCGGCCTGGTAATTGGTGTACTGCACCCACGTAACATGGGTAAAAATGGCGGGATCAATTTTCTCGAAACACTGAAACTGGCCAAGGGGGAGTATTACGCACTTATGGACGGTGACGATTACTGGACCGATCCGCTAAAACTTCAGAAACAGGCCGACCAGCTGGATGCACATCCAGACTACTCGATGAACTTCCATAATGCTATTATCACTTACGAAGATGGCACCCCCGAGCATGTTCTGAACGGGCCGGATATGAAGCCCTATTACACCGTTGATGACCTGATTGGTGAAGACGAAATCTGGTTTATGGCTACGTCCAGCACGATGTACCGGAACAGCATCAAGGAATATCCGGCCTGGTTCCGGGAGTCGTCCAGCGGTGATATCCCCCGCCTGATTCTGAAAGCAAAGCTGGGTAAGATTGGTTACGTGCCTGATATTATGTCGGTTTACCGGAAAAATCGGGGCGGGGCCAGTTTCGCTGATAATTACTACGATGAAACCTTCCTGCGCAACCGGATTCAGATGTACCGCGATATCAACCGCGAGCTGGATTACAAATATGACCGCGTACTGCGCCGGAATATCTCCCGTTATTATCGGATGATGCTGGATGCAAAGCAGTATAAAAATCGCTATTTTCGGCGGGCTTTTTACGCGCTGAAGTATTTGCATCTGAACCGGCCCACCTGGCGCGACACCCGAAAAATCATGCGGGATTACGTAGTTCCTGAGCCGCTAAGCAAACTATACAGTACTATTCGGCTGTTGCCGCACCGCTAA
- a CDS encoding glycosyltransferase family 2 protein: MKLSVVIPAYNEEESITPTLRSLYQTLAKHGIPHEICVTNDNSKDGTLRVLENLAATEIPTLVYYTNPGPNGFGYAVRYGLERFTGDCVAVFMADMSDDPEDLVKFYNKMLDTDVDAVFGSRWEAGGKVIDYPALKKVINRVANFIVKMVMGIKYNDTTNAFKLYKRETIEGVKPFLAPHFNLTVELPLKAIVRGYSYAVVPNSWTNRKYGESKLKIKEMGSRYFFILMYCFIEKYFSRGDYQKKSTAKPSVPVSR, translated from the coding sequence ATGAAACTGAGCGTTGTTATACCGGCTTATAACGAAGAGGAATCCATTACCCCAACGCTGCGATCGCTGTATCAGACACTGGCTAAACACGGGATTCCACACGAAATCTGCGTAACGAATGACAATTCGAAGGACGGAACGCTGCGGGTACTGGAGAACCTGGCCGCGACTGAAATTCCAACGCTGGTCTATTATACCAATCCTGGCCCTAATGGCTTTGGCTACGCAGTGCGTTATGGGCTGGAACGTTTTACGGGTGATTGCGTGGCGGTTTTCATGGCCGATATGTCTGATGACCCGGAAGACCTGGTGAAGTTTTACAACAAGATGCTGGATACCGACGTCGATGCCGTATTCGGCTCGCGCTGGGAAGCGGGCGGCAAAGTGATCGATTACCCAGCCCTTAAGAAAGTCATCAACCGGGTAGCCAACTTCATCGTCAAGATGGTGATGGGTATCAAATACAACGATACCACAAATGCCTTCAAACTCTACAAACGCGAAACCATCGAAGGCGTGAAACCTTTCCTGGCCCCTCATTTTAACCTGACCGTCGAGCTGCCACTTAAGGCTATTGTGCGGGGATACAGCTACGCCGTGGTGCCTAATAGCTGGACCAATCGGAAATACGGTGAGTCGAAGCTGAAAATTAAGGAGATGGGCAGCCGGTATTTCTTTATTCTGATGTACTGCTTTATCGAGAAGTATTTCTCGCGGGGTGATTATCAGAAAAAATCGACGGCTAAACCCAGCGTCCCCGTCAGCCGTTAG
- a CDS encoding YheT family hydrolase, translated as MPIIPSAYPGSPAYQYNGHLQTIFPSLTRKVTGVTYQRERLTLADEDFVDLDWIKTGQRRLVILTHGLEGDSHRQYILGTAKLFAQHQYDVLAWNCRSCSGEMNRAFRLYNHGEIGDLGEVITYALRNEQYDEVVLVGYSMGGNITLKYLGVHGSQIPRAIACGIAISAPTDLCASAHLLDRPGNRFYRDRFRRKLLVKISQKAASFPGRLDMTKVGQVKRWKDFDDFFSAPVNDYRDADDFYQQASAVNFMAGIQVPVLLLNALNDPILSPECSPDWLAAEHPYIFLETPRTGGHVGFAVSRDIHTYAERRALAFARGQITR; from the coding sequence ATGCCGATTATTCCTTCTGCTTATCCGGGTTCGCCAGCTTACCAATACAACGGCCATCTACAGACAATCTTTCCCAGTCTGACGCGGAAGGTAACGGGCGTAACCTACCAGCGCGAGCGGCTAACGCTGGCTGATGAGGATTTTGTTGACCTTGACTGGATAAAAACTGGCCAACGACGGCTAGTGATCCTGACCCACGGCCTGGAGGGCGATAGTCATCGACAATACATTCTTGGCACTGCTAAACTCTTCGCCCAGCATCAATACGACGTACTGGCCTGGAACTGCCGGTCATGTAGTGGCGAAATGAACCGGGCGTTCCGGCTCTATAACCACGGTGAGATTGGCGACCTGGGTGAAGTTATCACCTATGCGCTACGTAACGAACAGTACGATGAAGTAGTGCTAGTGGGCTACAGCATGGGCGGTAATATTACGCTGAAATACCTGGGTGTTCACGGCAGCCAGATCCCCCGAGCTATTGCCTGCGGTATCGCTATCTCGGCACCAACGGATTTGTGTGCCAGCGCGCATCTGCTGGATCGTCCCGGGAATCGATTTTATCGGGACCGCTTTCGGCGGAAGCTATTGGTCAAAATAAGTCAGAAAGCGGCCAGCTTTCCCGGTCGACTCGACATGACGAAGGTAGGGCAGGTGAAGCGCTGGAAAGATTTCGATGATTTCTTTTCGGCTCCCGTCAACGATTACCGCGATGCCGACGACTTCTACCAGCAGGCTTCAGCCGTAAATTTCATGGCGGGCATTCAGGTGCCCGTTCTGCTGCTGAATGCACTAAACGACCCGATCCTGTCGCCGGAGTGTTCCCCAGACTGGCTGGCAGCCGAACATCCCTATATCTTTCTGGAAACCCCACGGACGGGCGGCCACGTTGGTTTCGCCGTTTCCCGGGATATACATACCTACGCCGAACGGCGCGCCCTGGCCTTTGCCCGGGGGCAGATAACACGATAA
- a CDS encoding D-2-hydroxyacid dehydrogenase yields MKLVYTDAYTLNPGDLDWAPIEALGDVTFYDRTAPDQLIERIRDAELVLVNKVKINRETLGQLPNLRYIGVTATGYDIIDLAAAKERGIVVTNVRGYSSDSVAQLTFALLLELTLQVGRHSISVHEGDWVASPDFSYSKSPLVELAGKTMGLVGYGDIGKSVAAIAKAFGMNVLVNRRHPRQEADDRTQYVDLETLFSQSDVVSLHCPSTPDTIGFVDKNLLSLMKPSAYLINTSRGNLINESDLAAALNNGRLAGAGLDVLAAEPPKADNPLLMAKNCIITPHIAWASQEARQRLMHLVADNVRAFLTGQPQNVVNS; encoded by the coding sequence ATGAAACTGGTTTATACCGACGCTTATACCCTCAATCCTGGTGACCTGGACTGGGCACCCATCGAAGCCCTGGGCGACGTAACGTTTTATGATCGGACCGCGCCGGATCAGCTTATCGAGCGGATTCGGGATGCCGAGCTGGTGCTGGTTAATAAAGTTAAGATCAACCGGGAAACGCTCGGCCAACTGCCTAACCTGCGGTATATCGGCGTAACGGCAACGGGCTACGACATCATCGACCTGGCCGCGGCAAAAGAAAGAGGGATTGTGGTAACGAACGTTCGCGGCTACAGCTCGGACTCCGTCGCTCAGCTCACGTTTGCGCTGCTGCTGGAACTGACGCTTCAGGTTGGTCGCCATTCGATCAGTGTACATGAAGGTGACTGGGTAGCATCACCAGACTTTTCGTACAGTAAGTCTCCGCTGGTTGAGTTGGCGGGTAAAACAATGGGGCTGGTTGGTTACGGCGATATCGGTAAAAGCGTAGCTGCTATTGCCAAAGCGTTTGGTATGAATGTACTGGTCAACCGGCGGCATCCCAGGCAGGAGGCTGATGATAGGACGCAGTACGTCGATCTGGAAACGTTGTTCAGTCAGAGCGATGTTGTGTCGCTGCACTGCCCGTCAACGCCGGATACTATCGGCTTTGTGGACAAGAACCTGTTGTCGCTCATGAAACCATCGGCTTATCTCATCAACACCAGCCGGGGAAACTTAATCAACGAATCCGATTTGGCTGCTGCCCTGAATAATGGTAGGCTGGCGGGGGCTGGACTCGATGTACTGGCCGCTGAACCGCCAAAGGCTGATAATCCTCTTCTGATGGCTAAAAATTGCATTATTACCCCTCACATCGCCTGGGCAAGTCAGGAAGCCCGCCAGCGGCTTATGCATCTGGTAGCCGACAATGTACGGGCTTTTCTCACCGGGCAGCCACAAAACGTAGTGAATTCGTAA
- a CDS encoding MerR family transcriptional regulator: MSTYSIKDLEQLSGIKAHTLRIWEQRYNILAPKRTDTNIRTYDDQDLKLVLNISLLKDHGYKISEIAKLSVEELYREVIKFSTSQLTYPDQIHALTIAMIDLDEERFEKIISTNTVQFGFENTMNNIVYPFMSRIGMLWVTGSVGPAQEHFITNLIRQKIIAAIDGQLGRRKPDSKKYLLFLPEGELHEISLLFANYIIRARQNQVIYLGQSLPFDELVLAYTIHKPDYLVTAITSAPANHEVQPYVDRLAKNFPDAHLLLTGYQIVGQDITLPEKATVINQMEDLIRVAES, from the coding sequence ATGAGTACGTACTCAATAAAGGATTTAGAACAGCTTTCGGGCATCAAGGCACATACGTTACGCATTTGGGAACAGCGCTATAATATTCTGGCCCCCAAGCGAACCGATACAAACATCCGCACCTATGATGATCAGGACCTCAAGCTGGTTCTGAATATATCGCTCTTAAAAGATCATGGATACAAAATCTCCGAAATCGCCAAGTTATCGGTTGAGGAGCTTTATAGAGAGGTTATTAAGTTCTCAACTAGTCAACTTACGTACCCGGATCAGATTCATGCGCTGACCATTGCCATGATTGACCTGGATGAGGAGCGTTTCGAAAAAATTATCAGTACCAATACGGTACAGTTTGGCTTCGAGAATACGATGAATAACATCGTGTACCCCTTTATGAGCCGTATTGGTATGTTGTGGGTAACGGGATCGGTGGGCCCAGCGCAGGAACATTTTATTACCAACCTGATCCGGCAGAAAATTATCGCTGCTATTGATGGCCAACTGGGCCGGCGGAAACCTGACAGCAAAAAATACCTGTTGTTTCTGCCTGAAGGCGAACTTCATGAAATTAGCCTATTATTCGCTAATTATATAATCCGGGCGCGGCAGAACCAGGTTATTTACCTCGGCCAGAGTCTACCTTTCGACGAATTGGTACTGGCTTATACCATTCATAAGCCCGACTATCTGGTAACGGCGATTACGTCGGCGCCAGCTAACCATGAAGTACAACCCTACGTAGACCGGTTGGCTAAAAATTTCCCCGACGCGCATCTGCTTCTAACGGGTTATCAGATTGTCGGCCAGGATATTACCTTACCCGAAAAAGCAACCGTTATCAATCAAATGGAAGACCTGATCAGGGTTGCAGAATCATAG
- a CDS encoding carotenoid biosynthesis protein produces the protein MLPSIFPSFRYYPAIKTVLMLAYIAGTIGLQIPALATYFRPLTPVTLVLSLTVLLIYHTDWRPAFVYYVILAILVGYFVELLGVKTGEIFGEYAYGEGLGIKLWDVPLVIGLNWLMLSYCCGSVCAQFPLSVFQKIAVAASLMVLLDLFIEPVAIDLDFWTWFGRPIPLQNYVAWWVISAILFTAWFNFPFNKANRLAKWLLLAQFGFFGIQALFNLFQ, from the coding sequence ATGCTCCCGAGTATTTTCCCGTCTTTCCGCTATTATCCAGCAATCAAAACGGTACTGATGCTGGCGTATATTGCCGGAACAATTGGGCTGCAGATTCCCGCCCTGGCTACCTACTTCCGGCCGCTCACGCCCGTTACGTTAGTACTCTCGCTTACCGTTTTATTGATTTATCACACCGACTGGCGCCCAGCATTTGTCTATTACGTCATCCTGGCCATATTGGTTGGCTACTTCGTTGAGTTACTGGGTGTAAAAACAGGCGAAATTTTTGGTGAATATGCCTACGGGGAGGGTCTTGGTATTAAACTCTGGGATGTTCCGCTGGTTATTGGTCTCAATTGGCTCATGCTTTCCTACTGCTGTGGCTCGGTCTGCGCTCAGTTTCCTCTCTCCGTTTTTCAGAAGATTGCAGTAGCAGCCTCGCTCATGGTCCTGCTGGATTTGTTCATTGAGCCGGTGGCGATAGACCTGGATTTCTGGACCTGGTTCGGACGCCCCATTCCCTTACAGAACTATGTAGCCTGGTGGGTCATTTCAGCCATTCTGTTTACAGCCTGGTTTAATTTCCCGTTCAATAAAGCGAACAGGCTGGCCAAATGGCTGCTTTTGGCGCAGTTCGGTTTTTTTGGCATACAGGCGCTGTTTAATCTTTTTCAGTAA
- a CDS encoding superoxide dismutase — MAFVLDPLPYSSDALEPNIDKQTMEIHHDKHHNAYVTNLNNAIAGTELESKTIEEILASISQAPVAVRNNGGGHYNHTLFWNTLSGNGGGEPTGELAEAITKKFGSFSSFKDEFTKAATTRFGSGWAWLIVTPEGEVAITSTPNQDNPLMDIADVKGFPIIGLDVWEHAYYLKYQNRRPDYIAAYFNVVDWDAAEKRYQTGKTQAA; from the coding sequence ATGGCTTTTGTATTAGACCCACTACCCTATTCGAGCGACGCGCTGGAACCCAATATCGATAAGCAAACCATGGAAATCCACCATGATAAACACCATAATGCTTACGTAACGAACCTGAACAACGCGATTGCAGGCACCGAACTGGAAAGCAAAACCATCGAAGAAATTCTGGCGTCGATCAGCCAGGCTCCGGTGGCCGTTCGGAACAATGGGGGTGGTCACTATAACCACACATTGTTCTGGAATACGCTGTCGGGCAACGGCGGTGGCGAACCAACTGGCGAGCTGGCCGAGGCCATTACCAAGAAATTCGGTTCGTTCAGCAGCTTCAAAGATGAGTTCACGAAAGCGGCCACGACCCGCTTTGGCTCGGGCTGGGCGTGGCTGATTGTTACCCCGGAGGGTGAAGTAGCTATTACATCGACCCCTAATCAGGACAACCCGTTGATGGATATTGCCGACGTAAAAGGTTTCCCGATCATTGGTCTAGACGTGTGGGAGCATGCTTACTACCTGAAATACCAGAACCGTCGGCCCGACTATATAGCAGCCTACTTTAATGTAGTTGACTGGGATGCAGCCGAGAAACGCTACCAGACGGGTAAAACCCAGGCAGCCTAA
- a CDS encoding nucleoside deaminase produces the protein MFSDEYFMSLALELAEEAADAGEIPVGAVIVSRNRPIAKTRNQTEQLNDVTAHAELMAITAATHYLGSKYLTDCTMYVTLEPCIMCAGALYWAQLGRLVIGAPDEKRGYSRVGPSLLHPKTRIETGVLADESQALLLNFFRRLRT, from the coding sequence ATGTTCTCCGACGAGTATTTCATGAGCCTGGCGCTCGAACTAGCCGAAGAAGCGGCCGACGCGGGTGAAATTCCGGTTGGGGCCGTTATTGTTTCCCGCAATCGACCCATTGCTAAAACGCGCAACCAGACTGAGCAACTGAACGACGTAACGGCTCATGCCGAGCTAATGGCAATTACAGCCGCGACGCATTACCTGGGCAGCAAATACCTGACGGACTGTACTATGTACGTTACGCTGGAACCCTGCATTATGTGCGCGGGAGCGCTGTACTGGGCACAACTAGGTCGACTGGTTATCGGGGCTCCGGACGAAAAACGCGGTTACAGCCGGGTCGGCCCATCGTTACTTCACCCCAAAACCCGGATCGAAACGGGTGTGCTAGCCGACGAATCACAGGCGTTGCTGTTAAACTTTTTCCGGCGTCTAAGAACATAA
- a CDS encoding T9SS type A sorting domain-containing protein — protein MNGRILYVYFFVWLCSFGLAPSGWAQTITATSVNSTSVCPGGAVTVMFSTSGTFGASNTFTAQLSDPTGAFSTTTAIGSATSGTVVAATIPAGAVAGSYKIRVVASNPATVGPASTQTVTVSTPGKPAVTNPAAYCVGIDAAVLSATASVGGALNWYGPNATGGTASAVAPKPGTSAAGTTSYYVSQTVNGCESARSEIIVTVKASPPGPVASPVTFCVGQTASPLTAGVNSGGVLNWYGTSQTGGTASATAPTPPTTASGVTTYYVSQTVDGCEGPRSSLAVTVNPIPAAPLATSPNPYCKDSPATALTATGQNLTWYTSATGVTGTNAAIIPLTNTAGTQTYYVSQKVNGCESPRFGIPVVVKELPSAPATAAVSFCQGTSSPMLSATALTGGTLNWYGTNQLGGSGSATPPAVQNTNAGTFTYYVSQTVDGCESPRAGLVVTVRATPALPNVSSITACQNQSSSVTLSATPATGGTLNWYGTSQTGGTPSPTAPAPSLTAVGATTYYVSQTVNGCEGGRAALSVTVNPVPAAPTATAPGPYCRNTTPAALTATGTNLTWYTSATGGSGDKTAIPPSTSTAGSTTYYVTQTVSGCESPRQAITVVVKELPVAPSVSSVEFCQSATVPVLTASASTGGTLSWYGTNQTGGTASSTAPTVSAATAGSVTYYVSQTVDGCESSRVGLAVRVKATPAVPATSSVSYCNNAQTQSLQASGSSLKWYDGSGTLLPAAPTPPSSSVGTQTFQVTQTVDGCESARASLVVTINPIPTQPAVTNISYCQASTDQPVQAVQPLTANGTNLRWYIANDATTAAPTPVISQTGVQSYQVTQTVNSCESEKATIQVTINTTPAPIASKTLYNYCIGDQATPLEATATAGATLQWIDPYNRLYTNAPVPATTNANVDAFGDPFYVYQIGSNGCYSPRTTIRVVVNTTPSLALVAPTSSVNLGESAQIRLQFTGSAPYSYTLTEGYSGVSRASDTTISVLPRANTTYQILAVRNGCGTGAPGNPATATITVRVPTISTSALASTTLCTGLTLSVPFASTGQFNAGNAFRVELASVSDTTKKYTIQSTSTGSPISVTLPNTVPGGQYQVRAVASNPSIPIVGTNSPTQLTVRGLPTAALTGNQTIYEGSPANLTITFGGDGPWTINYADSLQTYSATATTNPYIAEARPARRSTYRLTSVANVCGTGTTSGTALVTVLPLLGIEDTSLDPVVKAYPVPTSAIVTVELDLLLTREPAVLSITTLGGQPIQRQVTRNRRNELDMSGQPGGTYLLRIQVGERQTVRKVVKL, from the coding sequence ATGAATGGCCGTATCCTTTACGTTTACTTTTTCGTCTGGTTATGTAGTTTTGGCCTAGCCCCAAGTGGTTGGGCACAGACGATTACCGCTACGTCTGTTAATTCCACTAGTGTTTGTCCGGGGGGGGCCGTTACGGTTATGTTTTCAACCAGCGGTACGTTCGGTGCTTCGAACACATTCACGGCGCAGCTCTCCGATCCAACCGGCGCCTTTTCGACCACAACCGCTATCGGCAGCGCAACCAGCGGAACCGTAGTGGCAGCTACAATTCCGGCCGGGGCAGTTGCAGGCTCATATAAAATTCGAGTTGTTGCCAGCAATCCAGCGACAGTTGGTCCGGCCAGCACCCAGACAGTAACGGTGAGCACACCCGGCAAACCTGCTGTGACTAATCCAGCCGCTTACTGCGTGGGCATTGATGCCGCTGTCCTGTCGGCAACGGCATCGGTGGGTGGCGCACTAAACTGGTATGGCCCCAACGCCACCGGCGGAACAGCATCAGCAGTGGCTCCGAAACCAGGTACGAGTGCAGCAGGCACAACTTCGTATTACGTAAGCCAGACAGTTAATGGCTGCGAAAGCGCCCGGTCTGAAATTATTGTTACGGTTAAGGCCAGCCCTCCAGGTCCTGTCGCCAGCCCGGTAACGTTTTGCGTAGGTCAGACCGCCAGTCCCCTCACCGCAGGCGTCAACAGTGGGGGGGTACTGAACTGGTACGGTACCAGCCAAACGGGTGGAACAGCTTCGGCAACAGCCCCTACTCCGCCTACTACCGCGTCAGGCGTGACCACGTACTATGTCAGTCAGACAGTGGATGGCTGCGAAGGGCCACGGTCGTCTTTGGCCGTAACAGTCAACCCCATTCCGGCCGCCCCTTTGGCAACGTCGCCTAATCCATATTGTAAAGACTCTCCGGCGACAGCACTGACCGCAACCGGACAAAATCTAACCTGGTACACATCGGCTACCGGCGTGACGGGGACCAATGCAGCAATTATACCTTTAACCAACACTGCCGGAACTCAGACCTATTACGTTAGCCAGAAGGTTAACGGTTGCGAGAGCCCCCGATTTGGAATACCAGTCGTCGTAAAAGAGTTGCCCAGTGCCCCCGCCACAGCGGCTGTTTCGTTCTGCCAGGGAACAAGTTCACCTATGTTGAGCGCAACTGCCTTGACCGGTGGAACATTAAACTGGTATGGCACGAATCAGTTAGGCGGCTCGGGCTCAGCAACACCACCCGCCGTTCAGAACACGAATGCTGGTACGTTCACGTACTACGTAAGTCAGACGGTGGATGGCTGCGAGAGCCCGCGCGCAGGATTGGTTGTTACGGTCAGGGCTACACCTGCTTTGCCAAATGTTTCATCGATCACAGCCTGCCAGAATCAGAGCAGCAGTGTTACGCTGTCGGCTACGCCCGCAACAGGAGGCACGTTGAACTGGTATGGTACCAGTCAGACGGGCGGTACCCCTTCGCCTACAGCGCCAGCACCATCTCTTACGGCAGTAGGCGCTACCACATATTACGTGAGTCAGACAGTTAATGGCTGCGAAGGCGGTCGGGCGGCCCTATCGGTTACCGTCAATCCTGTTCCAGCGGCTCCAACAGCTACAGCGCCAGGCCCGTACTGCCGGAATACGACACCGGCTGCGTTGACAGCAACGGGTACGAACCTGACCTGGTACACCAGCGCAACAGGTGGCTCAGGAGACAAGACAGCGATACCACCAAGTACCAGTACAGCGGGCTCGACTACTTACTACGTTACTCAGACCGTCAGCGGCTGCGAAAGTCCCCGTCAGGCAATTACGGTTGTTGTTAAAGAACTGCCAGTTGCGCCTTCGGTCTCGTCCGTTGAGTTCTGTCAGAGTGCTACGGTCCCCGTTCTAACGGCTTCGGCTTCGACCGGGGGTACGTTGAGCTGGTATGGCACGAACCAGACAGGGGGCACAGCCTCGTCTACGGCCCCGACTGTTTCTGCGGCCACAGCGGGTTCAGTCACGTATTATGTAAGTCAGACGGTGGATGGCTGCGAAAGCTCACGTGTCGGACTCGCTGTACGCGTCAAAGCAACACCAGCCGTGCCAGCGACCAGTTCCGTCAGCTATTGCAATAATGCCCAAACTCAGTCCCTGCAGGCATCTGGCTCCAGCCTGAAGTGGTACGATGGTTCAGGCACACTTCTGCCTGCGGCACCTACCCCACCATCAAGCAGTGTAGGCACGCAAACATTTCAGGTTACTCAGACGGTGGATGGCTGTGAGAGTGCCCGCGCTTCGTTGGTTGTTACCATTAATCCTATTCCGACGCAACCCGCTGTAACTAATATCAGCTATTGCCAGGCTTCGACCGATCAGCCCGTCCAGGCCGTTCAGCCACTGACGGCAAACGGAACTAACCTGCGCTGGTATATAGCTAATGATGCTACGACGGCGGCCCCTACTCCCGTGATCAGTCAGACGGGCGTGCAGTCTTATCAGGTAACGCAGACGGTTAACAGCTGCGAGAGTGAGAAAGCTACGATTCAGGTAACGATCAATACAACTCCTGCACCAATAGCATCCAAGACGCTTTACAATTATTGCATCGGCGACCAGGCAACTCCGCTGGAAGCTACGGCTACAGCGGGTGCTACGTTACAGTGGATTGATCCGTACAATCGGCTGTACACGAATGCACCAGTACCCGCTACGACCAACGCCAACGTCGACGCCTTTGGCGATCCTTTTTACGTATATCAGATTGGATCAAATGGCTGTTACAGCCCGCGTACTACGATCCGGGTTGTTGTCAATACAACCCCGTCGCTGGCGCTGGTGGCACCAACCAGTAGTGTCAACCTGGGTGAGTCCGCACAGATCCGGTTGCAGTTTACGGGTTCTGCGCCGTACAGCTACACCCTGACCGAAGGATACTCCGGCGTTTCCCGGGCATCAGACACTACGATTTCGGTTCTGCCACGGGCAAATACAACGTATCAGATTCTGGCGGTGCGAAATGGTTGCGGCACGGGGGCGCCGGGTAATCCAGCCACGGCGACGATTACGGTTCGCGTACCGACAATTTCGACCAGTGCGCTGGCGTCAACTACGCTCTGCACAGGCCTCACTCTATCGGTTCCCTTTGCGTCTACCGGTCAGTTTAATGCAGGAAATGCCTTCCGGGTCGAACTGGCTAGTGTGAGCGATACAACGAAGAAATACACCATCCAGTCGACCTCAACGGGATCACCAATTTCGGTTACGCTGCCGAATACCGTTCCGGGTGGACAGTATCAGGTTCGGGCGGTCGCGTCGAACCCGTCCATCCCCATCGTGGGCACTAATAGCCCAACGCAATTGACAGTTCGGGGATTACCTACAGCCGCTTTGACTGGTAATCAAACCATCTACGAAGGATCACCGGCCAACCTGACTATTACGTTCGGGGGTGATGGTCCCTGGACGATCAACTACGCTGATAGTCTGCAGACGTATTCGGCCACAGCTACCACTAATCCGTATATAGCCGAAGCCCGGCCAGCCAGACGAAGTACTTACCGGCTTACTAGTGTAGCAAACGTTTGCGGGACCGGCACTACGTCGGGAACGGCTCTGGTAACGGTACTACCGCTACTCGGCATAGAAGATACGTCGCTCGACCCGGTTGTTAAAGCGTATCCGGTACCGACATCGGCTATCGTTACGGTCGAGCTGGACCTGCTCCTCACGCGTGAACCAGCGGTCTTGTCGATTACAACCCTAGGCGGTCAGCCCATACAGCGACAGGTGACCCGCAACCGGCGCAATGAACTCGACATGAGCGGGCAACCCGGCGGCACCTATCTGCTGCGCATTCAGGTTGGCGAGCGGCAAACGGTCAGAAAAGTAGTTAAACTGTAA